One genomic segment of Vulpes vulpes isolate BD-2025 unplaced genomic scaffold, VulVul3 u000000690, whole genome shotgun sequence includes these proteins:
- the NHSL2 gene encoding NHS-like protein 2 isoform X3, translating into MPTKWQLSEDETTTQGVRAPEASSSLSTTADKQAAWNSPFPLPILEEKRWLQPCSTQPDIVPINISGQQFDKHASLRHSLFNTETAVNPKSTLRRRRTIIGFSNFSQRDQGHSNRPAGSVAHSATSDIRSSHSIPEGVHGRIAIGQEAQFPNLTSPVLKSPSSDSEEPLQACGSTNPPGMESIGMVYSIPSSCNGPMESTFSASWKGDTFTYMTPSVTSQNNQISENGRNPSSGNAWVSLHTLPPLVPKEATTFFVTQENPTGCSGATGNSEHPTQRRQVSERPSKMGLLTSGTSRLETGRGGASRFRERSLSVPMDSGTTDVDYDEEQKASEACALPYASTSSEGSNSTDNIASLSAQQEAQPRRQRSKSISLRKAKKKPSPPMRSVSLLKDGPVLLPEHGSALPKDQRSRSLCLSLEHQGRQSSHPDAQGHPAVPTVKDPEGAQFSHHWYPTNWKSSDTYQSLSSSSTATGTTVIECTQVQGSSESLASPSTSRATTPSQLSIEVEAREVSSPGRPTGLMSPSSGYSSQSETPTPTVSMSLTLGHLPPPSGSVRVRPVVPERKSSLPPTSPMEKISKSRLSFDLPLTSSTNLDLSGMSISIRSKTKVSRHHSDTNFGAKLALKKSPNQPFMPMVTQSDLRSIHLRSVSKSEPEDDIESPDYAEDAGAEVFVLLERKMKPPIAEKPLVARRPPSLVHKPPSAPEEYPLTSPTLAVTPKISVQHMRPLPKDIYTVMRKPKSPGFPEGRGSREPPAPSSLAFTPFASSSGAFFSGTQQPPQGTLEDGGPKVRALPERISLQSQEEAEKKKGKIPPPVPKKPSVLYLPLTSPTAHMEVFRAELRLPHSPIITLQQDTKCPPTSDPLKAPGARPTSPLQAEGEREASPLGSSMEPGTAEKSIISDKTAEWIAEDDDDVFVASRTTEDLFTVIHRSKRKLLGWKEPGEAFAGGSRSSSHSPIKNTADFSISESAVSAGSSGSANLDAGRNNDFKALLQKKGSKATPKSRPSAAELLKTTNPLARRIIAQFSKEFETTNNPDT; encoded by the exons ATG CCTACAAAATGGCAGCTGAGCGAGGATGAGACTACCACCCAGGGTGTGAGGGCCCCTGAGGCCTCCTCGAGCCTGTCTACCACAGCCGACAAGCAAGCTGCCTGGAAtagccccttccctctgcccatcctagAGGAGAAGCGGTGGCTTCAGCCTTGCTCCACGCAACCTGACATTGTGCCCATCAACATCTCTG GGCAGCAGTTTGATAAACATGCAAGTTTGCGACACTCGTTGTTTAACACAGAGACAGCTGTGAACCCCAAATCCACCCTGAGGCGGAGGCGGACCATTATTGGATTCTCTAACTTTTCCCAGCGAGACCAAG GTCACAGCAACAGGCCTGCAGGCAGTGTGGCCCACTCTGCCACCTCAGACATCAGGTCCAGTCATTCCATCCCAGAAGGGGTTCATGGAAGAATTGCCATTGGTCAGGAAGCTCAGTTCCCAAATCTTACCTCACCAGTACTGAAGAGTCCTTCTAGTGATTCGGAAGAACCTCTCCAGGCATGTGGTAGCACAAACCCTCCTGGTATGGAGAGCATAGGAATGGTGTATAGCATCCCCAGTTCTTGCAATGGACCAATGGAATCGACGTTCTCTGCTTCCTGGAAGGGAGATACTTTTACCTACATGACTCCAAGTGTCACCAGTCAGAACAATCAAATCAGTGAAAATGGAAGAAATCCTTCCTCTGGGAATGCTTGGGTCTCTCTGCACACACTGCCACCTCTAGTCCCCAAGGAGGCCACTACCTTCTTTGTTACCCAAGAGAACCCAACAGGATGCAGTGGGGCAACTGGCAACTCTGAGCATCCTACTCAACGAAGGCAAGTATCAGAGCGACCCTCCAAGATGGGCCTTCTCACCAGTGGTACCTCAAGGCTGGAGACAGGCCGGGGGGGTGCCAGCAGGTTCCGGGAGCGGTCACTGTCTGTGCCCATGGACTCTGGCACCACAGATGTGGACTATGATGAGGAACAGAAGGCCAGTGAAGCCTGTGCCCTGCCTTATGCCAGTACAAGCTCCGAGGGCAGTAACAGTACTGACAACATTGCCTCCCTTAGCGCCCAACAGGAGGCCCAGCCCAGAAGGCAGAGATCCAAGAGTATCTCACTCCGGAAGGCCAAGAAGAAGCCTTCCCCACCGATGCGCAGTGTCTCACTGCTCAAAGATGGGCCAGTCCTCTTGCCAGAACATGGGTCAGCACTGCCCAAGGACCAGAGGTCCaggagtctctgcctctccttggaACACCAAGGACGTCAGTCGTCCCACCCAGATGCTCAGGGTCACCCAGCTGTGCCAACCGTCAAAGATCCAGAAGGTGCACAATTCTCCCACCACTGGTATCCTACTAACTGGAAGTCTAGCGACACCTACCAATCCTTGTCCAGCTCCAGCACGGCCACTGGCACAACAGTCATCGAGTGCACTCAAGTTCAGGGAAGCTCAGAGTCTCTTGCCTCCCCTTCCACATCCAGAGCCACGACACCTTCCCAACTCTCTATCGAGGTGGAGGCCAGGGAAGTGTCCTCCCCAGGAAGGCCCACTGGGCTGATGTCACCTTCCAGTGGCTACTCCAGCCAATCAGAGACACCAACACCCACTGTCTCCATGTCCTTGACCCTGGGCCACCTGCCCCCTCCAAGTGGCAGTGTCCGGGTGCGGCCAGTGGTACCTGAGAGGAAGTCATCACTCCCCCCTACATCGCCTATGGAGAAAATCTCCAAGTCCCGGTTGTCCTTTGACCTGCCGCTGACCTCCTCAACCAACCTGGATCTGTCTGGGATGAGCATCTCCATCCGAAGCAAAACCAAGGTGAGCCGGCATCATTCAGATACAAATTTTGGGGCTAAGCTGGCCCTGAAAAAGAGCCCCAACCAGCCATTTATGCCCATGGTCACTCAGTCTGACCTACGTTCCATTCACCTGAGGTCTGTCAGCAAGTCTGAGCCGGAAGATGACATCGAGAGCCCTGACTATGCTGAGGACGCAGGAGCAGAGGTCTTCGTATTGCTGGAGAGAAAGATGAAACCTCCCATAGCCGAGAAGCCCCTTGTGGCCCGAAGGCCTCCCAGCTTGGTCCACAAGCCACCATCTGCCCCTGAGGAGTACCCACTCACTTCACCGACCTTGGCTGTGACCCCCAAGATCTCTGTTCAACACATGCGGCCACTCCCCAAAGACATCTACACGGTGATGCGGAAACCAAAGTCCCCCGGCTTCCCCGAGGGCAGAGGCTCCAGGGAGCCACCAGCGCCCTCTTCTCTTGCTTTCACACCTTTTGCCAGTTCCTCTGGTGCTTTCTTCTCAGGAACACAGCAACCTCCCCAGGGCACACTGGAGGATGGGGGCCCCAAGGTGAGAGCCCTGCCTGAAAGAATCAGCCTCCAGAgccaggaagaagcagagaaaaagaaaggcaagattCCACCTCCTGTCCCCAAAAAACCCAGCGTGCTGTACCTGCCTCTCACATCACCCACAGCACACATGGAGGTGTTCAGGGCCGAACTAAGGCTGCCCCACAGCCCCATCATCACCCTGCAGCAAGACACCAAGTGTCCGCCCACCAGTGACCCCCTGAAGGCACCTGGTGCGAGGCCAACTTCACCGCTGCAGGCTGAAGGTGAAAGGGAGGCAAGTCCTCTAG GGAGTTCTATGGAACCGGGCACTGCAGAAAAAAGCATAATCAGTGACAAAACAGCTGAATGGATCGCCGAAGATGATGATGACGTGTTTGTGGCTTCACGCACAACCGAAGATTTATTTACTGTGATACACAG GTCCAAAAGAAAGCTGCTTGGCTGGAAAGAGCCTGGGGAGGCCTTTGCTGGTGGCAGCAGATCAAGCTCCCATTCACCAATAAAGAACACAGCTGATTTTTCCATCAGTGAGTCAGCTGTCTCTGCGGGGTCGAGTGGCAGCGCCAACCTGGATGCTGGCAGAAACAATGATTTCAAGGCCTTGCTGCAAAAGAAGGGAAGCAAGGCAACCCCCAAGTCCCGCCCCTCAGCCGCTGAACTGCTCAAGACCACTAATCCGCTGGCTCGGAGAATTATTGCACAATTTTCCAAAGAGTTTGAGACCACCAACAACCCTGATACCTAA
- the NHSL2 gene encoding NHS-like protein 2 isoform X1 — translation MERAESVTLFWSRGAAANSGRENATATAHSRSSWRQPVNVFLSSGRPPSVEELLREAQLNLQSLLQEEYEEQYSEARLLGQTFRSADEALEPTPSPRPQAGRRLELVLMPTKWQLSEDETTTQGVRAPEASSSLSTTADKQAAWNSPFPLPILEEKRWLQPCSTQPDIVPINISGQQFDKHASLRHSLFNTETAVNPKSTLRRRRTIIGFSNFSQRDQGHSNRPAGSVAHSATSDIRSSHSIPEGVHGRIAIGQEAQFPNLTSPVLKSPSSDSEEPLQACGSTNPPGMESIGMVYSIPSSCNGPMESTFSASWKGDTFTYMTPSVTSQNNQISENGRNPSSGNAWVSLHTLPPLVPKEATTFFVTQENPTGCSGATGNSEHPTQRRQVSERPSKMGLLTSGTSRLETGRGGASRFRERSLSVPMDSGTTDVDYDEEQKASEACALPYASTSSEGSNSTDNIASLSAQQEAQPRRQRSKSISLRKAKKKPSPPMRSVSLLKDGPVLLPEHGSALPKDQRSRSLCLSLEHQGRQSSHPDAQGHPAVPTVKDPEGAQFSHHWYPTNWKSSDTYQSLSSSSTATGTTVIECTQVQGSSESLASPSTSRATTPSQLSIEVEAREVSSPGRPTGLMSPSSGYSSQSETPTPTVSMSLTLGHLPPPSGSVRVRPVVPERKSSLPPTSPMEKISKSRLSFDLPLTSSTNLDLSGMSISIRSKTKVSRHHSDTNFGAKLALKKSPNQPFMPMVTQSDLRSIHLRSVSKSEPEDDIESPDYAEDAGAEVFVLLERKMKPPIAEKPLVARRPPSLVHKPPSAPEEYPLTSPTLAVTPKISVQHMRPLPKDIYTVMRKPKSPGFPEGRGSREPPAPSSLAFTPFASSSGAFFSGTQQPPQGTLEDGGPKVRALPERISLQSQEEAEKKKGKIPPPVPKKPSVLYLPLTSPTAHMEVFRAELRLPHSPIITLQQDTKCPPTSDPLKAPGARPTSPLQAEGEREASPLGSSMEPGTAEKSIISDKTAEWIAEDDDDVFVASRTTEDLFTVIHRSKRKLLGWKEPGEAFAGGSRSSSHSPIKNTADFSISESAVSAGSSGSANLDAGRNNDFKALLQKKGSKATPKSRPSAAELLKTTNPLARRIIAQFSKEFETTNNPDT, via the exons CTGCAGCTAACTCGGGTCGGGAAAATGCGACAGCGACTGCCCACTCGAGGTCGTCATGGCGACAGCCAGTGAACGTGTTCCTCTCCTCGGGCAGGCCCCCGAGTGTAGAGGAGCTGCTTCGAGAGGCGCAGCTCAATCTCCAGAGCCTGTTGCAAG AAGAATATGAGGAACAGTACTCAGAGGCCAGACTTCTGGGGCAGACCTTCCGCTCTGCTGATGAGGCCCTCGAGCCCACTCCTAGCCCAAGGCCCCAGGCTGGCAGGCGTCTGGAGCTTGTATTGATG CCTACAAAATGGCAGCTGAGCGAGGATGAGACTACCACCCAGGGTGTGAGGGCCCCTGAGGCCTCCTCGAGCCTGTCTACCACAGCCGACAAGCAAGCTGCCTGGAAtagccccttccctctgcccatcctagAGGAGAAGCGGTGGCTTCAGCCTTGCTCCACGCAACCTGACATTGTGCCCATCAACATCTCTG GGCAGCAGTTTGATAAACATGCAAGTTTGCGACACTCGTTGTTTAACACAGAGACAGCTGTGAACCCCAAATCCACCCTGAGGCGGAGGCGGACCATTATTGGATTCTCTAACTTTTCCCAGCGAGACCAAG GTCACAGCAACAGGCCTGCAGGCAGTGTGGCCCACTCTGCCACCTCAGACATCAGGTCCAGTCATTCCATCCCAGAAGGGGTTCATGGAAGAATTGCCATTGGTCAGGAAGCTCAGTTCCCAAATCTTACCTCACCAGTACTGAAGAGTCCTTCTAGTGATTCGGAAGAACCTCTCCAGGCATGTGGTAGCACAAACCCTCCTGGTATGGAGAGCATAGGAATGGTGTATAGCATCCCCAGTTCTTGCAATGGACCAATGGAATCGACGTTCTCTGCTTCCTGGAAGGGAGATACTTTTACCTACATGACTCCAAGTGTCACCAGTCAGAACAATCAAATCAGTGAAAATGGAAGAAATCCTTCCTCTGGGAATGCTTGGGTCTCTCTGCACACACTGCCACCTCTAGTCCCCAAGGAGGCCACTACCTTCTTTGTTACCCAAGAGAACCCAACAGGATGCAGTGGGGCAACTGGCAACTCTGAGCATCCTACTCAACGAAGGCAAGTATCAGAGCGACCCTCCAAGATGGGCCTTCTCACCAGTGGTACCTCAAGGCTGGAGACAGGCCGGGGGGGTGCCAGCAGGTTCCGGGAGCGGTCACTGTCTGTGCCCATGGACTCTGGCACCACAGATGTGGACTATGATGAGGAACAGAAGGCCAGTGAAGCCTGTGCCCTGCCTTATGCCAGTACAAGCTCCGAGGGCAGTAACAGTACTGACAACATTGCCTCCCTTAGCGCCCAACAGGAGGCCCAGCCCAGAAGGCAGAGATCCAAGAGTATCTCACTCCGGAAGGCCAAGAAGAAGCCTTCCCCACCGATGCGCAGTGTCTCACTGCTCAAAGATGGGCCAGTCCTCTTGCCAGAACATGGGTCAGCACTGCCCAAGGACCAGAGGTCCaggagtctctgcctctccttggaACACCAAGGACGTCAGTCGTCCCACCCAGATGCTCAGGGTCACCCAGCTGTGCCAACCGTCAAAGATCCAGAAGGTGCACAATTCTCCCACCACTGGTATCCTACTAACTGGAAGTCTAGCGACACCTACCAATCCTTGTCCAGCTCCAGCACGGCCACTGGCACAACAGTCATCGAGTGCACTCAAGTTCAGGGAAGCTCAGAGTCTCTTGCCTCCCCTTCCACATCCAGAGCCACGACACCTTCCCAACTCTCTATCGAGGTGGAGGCCAGGGAAGTGTCCTCCCCAGGAAGGCCCACTGGGCTGATGTCACCTTCCAGTGGCTACTCCAGCCAATCAGAGACACCAACACCCACTGTCTCCATGTCCTTGACCCTGGGCCACCTGCCCCCTCCAAGTGGCAGTGTCCGGGTGCGGCCAGTGGTACCTGAGAGGAAGTCATCACTCCCCCCTACATCGCCTATGGAGAAAATCTCCAAGTCCCGGTTGTCCTTTGACCTGCCGCTGACCTCCTCAACCAACCTGGATCTGTCTGGGATGAGCATCTCCATCCGAAGCAAAACCAAGGTGAGCCGGCATCATTCAGATACAAATTTTGGGGCTAAGCTGGCCCTGAAAAAGAGCCCCAACCAGCCATTTATGCCCATGGTCACTCAGTCTGACCTACGTTCCATTCACCTGAGGTCTGTCAGCAAGTCTGAGCCGGAAGATGACATCGAGAGCCCTGACTATGCTGAGGACGCAGGAGCAGAGGTCTTCGTATTGCTGGAGAGAAAGATGAAACCTCCCATAGCCGAGAAGCCCCTTGTGGCCCGAAGGCCTCCCAGCTTGGTCCACAAGCCACCATCTGCCCCTGAGGAGTACCCACTCACTTCACCGACCTTGGCTGTGACCCCCAAGATCTCTGTTCAACACATGCGGCCACTCCCCAAAGACATCTACACGGTGATGCGGAAACCAAAGTCCCCCGGCTTCCCCGAGGGCAGAGGCTCCAGGGAGCCACCAGCGCCCTCTTCTCTTGCTTTCACACCTTTTGCCAGTTCCTCTGGTGCTTTCTTCTCAGGAACACAGCAACCTCCCCAGGGCACACTGGAGGATGGGGGCCCCAAGGTGAGAGCCCTGCCTGAAAGAATCAGCCTCCAGAgccaggaagaagcagagaaaaagaaaggcaagattCCACCTCCTGTCCCCAAAAAACCCAGCGTGCTGTACCTGCCTCTCACATCACCCACAGCACACATGGAGGTGTTCAGGGCCGAACTAAGGCTGCCCCACAGCCCCATCATCACCCTGCAGCAAGACACCAAGTGTCCGCCCACCAGTGACCCCCTGAAGGCACCTGGTGCGAGGCCAACTTCACCGCTGCAGGCTGAAGGTGAAAGGGAGGCAAGTCCTCTAG GGAGTTCTATGGAACCGGGCACTGCAGAAAAAAGCATAATCAGTGACAAAACAGCTGAATGGATCGCCGAAGATGATGATGACGTGTTTGTGGCTTCACGCACAACCGAAGATTTATTTACTGTGATACACAG GTCCAAAAGAAAGCTGCTTGGCTGGAAAGAGCCTGGGGAGGCCTTTGCTGGTGGCAGCAGATCAAGCTCCCATTCACCAATAAAGAACACAGCTGATTTTTCCATCAGTGAGTCAGCTGTCTCTGCGGGGTCGAGTGGCAGCGCCAACCTGGATGCTGGCAGAAACAATGATTTCAAGGCCTTGCTGCAAAAGAAGGGAAGCAAGGCAACCCCCAAGTCCCGCCCCTCAGCCGCTGAACTGCTCAAGACCACTAATCCGCTGGCTCGGAGAATTATTGCACAATTTTCCAAAGAGTTTGAGACCACCAACAACCCTGATACCTAA
- the NHSL2 gene encoding NHS-like protein 2 isoform X2 — translation MERAESVTLFWSRGAAANSGRENATATAHSRSSWRQPVNVFLSSGRPPSVEELLREAQLNLQSLLQEEYEEQYSEARLLGQTFRSADEALEPTPSPRPQAGRRLELVLMPTKWQLSEDETTTQGVRAPEASSSLSTTADKQAAWNSPFPLPILEEKRWLQPCSTQPDIVPINISGHSNRPAGSVAHSATSDIRSSHSIPEGVHGRIAIGQEAQFPNLTSPVLKSPSSDSEEPLQACGSTNPPGMESIGMVYSIPSSCNGPMESTFSASWKGDTFTYMTPSVTSQNNQISENGRNPSSGNAWVSLHTLPPLVPKEATTFFVTQENPTGCSGATGNSEHPTQRRQVSERPSKMGLLTSGTSRLETGRGGASRFRERSLSVPMDSGTTDVDYDEEQKASEACALPYASTSSEGSNSTDNIASLSAQQEAQPRRQRSKSISLRKAKKKPSPPMRSVSLLKDGPVLLPEHGSALPKDQRSRSLCLSLEHQGRQSSHPDAQGHPAVPTVKDPEGAQFSHHWYPTNWKSSDTYQSLSSSSTATGTTVIECTQVQGSSESLASPSTSRATTPSQLSIEVEAREVSSPGRPTGLMSPSSGYSSQSETPTPTVSMSLTLGHLPPPSGSVRVRPVVPERKSSLPPTSPMEKISKSRLSFDLPLTSSTNLDLSGMSISIRSKTKVSRHHSDTNFGAKLALKKSPNQPFMPMVTQSDLRSIHLRSVSKSEPEDDIESPDYAEDAGAEVFVLLERKMKPPIAEKPLVARRPPSLVHKPPSAPEEYPLTSPTLAVTPKISVQHMRPLPKDIYTVMRKPKSPGFPEGRGSREPPAPSSLAFTPFASSSGAFFSGTQQPPQGTLEDGGPKVRALPERISLQSQEEAEKKKGKIPPPVPKKPSVLYLPLTSPTAHMEVFRAELRLPHSPIITLQQDTKCPPTSDPLKAPGARPTSPLQAEGEREASPLGSSMEPGTAEKSIISDKTAEWIAEDDDDVFVASRTTEDLFTVIHRSKRKLLGWKEPGEAFAGGSRSSSHSPIKNTADFSISESAVSAGSSGSANLDAGRNNDFKALLQKKGSKATPKSRPSAAELLKTTNPLARRIIAQFSKEFETTNNPDT, via the exons CTGCAGCTAACTCGGGTCGGGAAAATGCGACAGCGACTGCCCACTCGAGGTCGTCATGGCGACAGCCAGTGAACGTGTTCCTCTCCTCGGGCAGGCCCCCGAGTGTAGAGGAGCTGCTTCGAGAGGCGCAGCTCAATCTCCAGAGCCTGTTGCAAG AAGAATATGAGGAACAGTACTCAGAGGCCAGACTTCTGGGGCAGACCTTCCGCTCTGCTGATGAGGCCCTCGAGCCCACTCCTAGCCCAAGGCCCCAGGCTGGCAGGCGTCTGGAGCTTGTATTGATG CCTACAAAATGGCAGCTGAGCGAGGATGAGACTACCACCCAGGGTGTGAGGGCCCCTGAGGCCTCCTCGAGCCTGTCTACCACAGCCGACAAGCAAGCTGCCTGGAAtagccccttccctctgcccatcctagAGGAGAAGCGGTGGCTTCAGCCTTGCTCCACGCAACCTGACATTGTGCCCATCAACATCTCTG GTCACAGCAACAGGCCTGCAGGCAGTGTGGCCCACTCTGCCACCTCAGACATCAGGTCCAGTCATTCCATCCCAGAAGGGGTTCATGGAAGAATTGCCATTGGTCAGGAAGCTCAGTTCCCAAATCTTACCTCACCAGTACTGAAGAGTCCTTCTAGTGATTCGGAAGAACCTCTCCAGGCATGTGGTAGCACAAACCCTCCTGGTATGGAGAGCATAGGAATGGTGTATAGCATCCCCAGTTCTTGCAATGGACCAATGGAATCGACGTTCTCTGCTTCCTGGAAGGGAGATACTTTTACCTACATGACTCCAAGTGTCACCAGTCAGAACAATCAAATCAGTGAAAATGGAAGAAATCCTTCCTCTGGGAATGCTTGGGTCTCTCTGCACACACTGCCACCTCTAGTCCCCAAGGAGGCCACTACCTTCTTTGTTACCCAAGAGAACCCAACAGGATGCAGTGGGGCAACTGGCAACTCTGAGCATCCTACTCAACGAAGGCAAGTATCAGAGCGACCCTCCAAGATGGGCCTTCTCACCAGTGGTACCTCAAGGCTGGAGACAGGCCGGGGGGGTGCCAGCAGGTTCCGGGAGCGGTCACTGTCTGTGCCCATGGACTCTGGCACCACAGATGTGGACTATGATGAGGAACAGAAGGCCAGTGAAGCCTGTGCCCTGCCTTATGCCAGTACAAGCTCCGAGGGCAGTAACAGTACTGACAACATTGCCTCCCTTAGCGCCCAACAGGAGGCCCAGCCCAGAAGGCAGAGATCCAAGAGTATCTCACTCCGGAAGGCCAAGAAGAAGCCTTCCCCACCGATGCGCAGTGTCTCACTGCTCAAAGATGGGCCAGTCCTCTTGCCAGAACATGGGTCAGCACTGCCCAAGGACCAGAGGTCCaggagtctctgcctctccttggaACACCAAGGACGTCAGTCGTCCCACCCAGATGCTCAGGGTCACCCAGCTGTGCCAACCGTCAAAGATCCAGAAGGTGCACAATTCTCCCACCACTGGTATCCTACTAACTGGAAGTCTAGCGACACCTACCAATCCTTGTCCAGCTCCAGCACGGCCACTGGCACAACAGTCATCGAGTGCACTCAAGTTCAGGGAAGCTCAGAGTCTCTTGCCTCCCCTTCCACATCCAGAGCCACGACACCTTCCCAACTCTCTATCGAGGTGGAGGCCAGGGAAGTGTCCTCCCCAGGAAGGCCCACTGGGCTGATGTCACCTTCCAGTGGCTACTCCAGCCAATCAGAGACACCAACACCCACTGTCTCCATGTCCTTGACCCTGGGCCACCTGCCCCCTCCAAGTGGCAGTGTCCGGGTGCGGCCAGTGGTACCTGAGAGGAAGTCATCACTCCCCCCTACATCGCCTATGGAGAAAATCTCCAAGTCCCGGTTGTCCTTTGACCTGCCGCTGACCTCCTCAACCAACCTGGATCTGTCTGGGATGAGCATCTCCATCCGAAGCAAAACCAAGGTGAGCCGGCATCATTCAGATACAAATTTTGGGGCTAAGCTGGCCCTGAAAAAGAGCCCCAACCAGCCATTTATGCCCATGGTCACTCAGTCTGACCTACGTTCCATTCACCTGAGGTCTGTCAGCAAGTCTGAGCCGGAAGATGACATCGAGAGCCCTGACTATGCTGAGGACGCAGGAGCAGAGGTCTTCGTATTGCTGGAGAGAAAGATGAAACCTCCCATAGCCGAGAAGCCCCTTGTGGCCCGAAGGCCTCCCAGCTTGGTCCACAAGCCACCATCTGCCCCTGAGGAGTACCCACTCACTTCACCGACCTTGGCTGTGACCCCCAAGATCTCTGTTCAACACATGCGGCCACTCCCCAAAGACATCTACACGGTGATGCGGAAACCAAAGTCCCCCGGCTTCCCCGAGGGCAGAGGCTCCAGGGAGCCACCAGCGCCCTCTTCTCTTGCTTTCACACCTTTTGCCAGTTCCTCTGGTGCTTTCTTCTCAGGAACACAGCAACCTCCCCAGGGCACACTGGAGGATGGGGGCCCCAAGGTGAGAGCCCTGCCTGAAAGAATCAGCCTCCAGAgccaggaagaagcagagaaaaagaaaggcaagattCCACCTCCTGTCCCCAAAAAACCCAGCGTGCTGTACCTGCCTCTCACATCACCCACAGCACACATGGAGGTGTTCAGGGCCGAACTAAGGCTGCCCCACAGCCCCATCATCACCCTGCAGCAAGACACCAAGTGTCCGCCCACCAGTGACCCCCTGAAGGCACCTGGTGCGAGGCCAACTTCACCGCTGCAGGCTGAAGGTGAAAGGGAGGCAAGTCCTCTAG GGAGTTCTATGGAACCGGGCACTGCAGAAAAAAGCATAATCAGTGACAAAACAGCTGAATGGATCGCCGAAGATGATGATGACGTGTTTGTGGCTTCACGCACAACCGAAGATTTATTTACTGTGATACACAG GTCCAAAAGAAAGCTGCTTGGCTGGAAAGAGCCTGGGGAGGCCTTTGCTGGTGGCAGCAGATCAAGCTCCCATTCACCAATAAAGAACACAGCTGATTTTTCCATCAGTGAGTCAGCTGTCTCTGCGGGGTCGAGTGGCAGCGCCAACCTGGATGCTGGCAGAAACAATGATTTCAAGGCCTTGCTGCAAAAGAAGGGAAGCAAGGCAACCCCCAAGTCCCGCCCCTCAGCCGCTGAACTGCTCAAGACCACTAATCCGCTGGCTCGGAGAATTATTGCACAATTTTCCAAAGAGTTTGAGACCACCAACAACCCTGATACCTAA